Proteins found in one Balaenoptera musculus isolate JJ_BM4_2016_0621 chromosome 4, mBalMus1.pri.v3, whole genome shotgun sequence genomic segment:
- the LRRC15 gene encoding leucine-rich repeat-containing protein 15 — protein MPLRHYLLLLVGCQAWAVGWAYHGCPRECTCSRASQVECTGARIMVVPTPLPWNAMSLQILNTHITELNESPFLNISALIALRIEKNELSHIAPSAFRNLGSLRYLSLANNKLQVLPVSLFQGLDNLESLLLSSNQLVQIQPTHFTHFSNLKELQLHGNHLEFIPDGVFDHLVGLIKLNLGKNSLTHLSPRVFQHLNNLQVLRLYENRISDLPMGCFDGLGNLQELALQQNQISMLSPGLFHNNRNLQKLYLSNNHISQLPSGIFMQLPQLNRLTLFGNSLKELSPGIFGPMHNLRELWLYDNHITSLPDNVFSSLRQLQVLGLSHNQISYISPDAFNGLVEMRELSLHTNVLQELDGSVFRMLANLQNISLQNNRLRQLPGNIFANANALMTIQLQNNQLENLPLGVFDHLGKLCELRLYDNPWRCDSDILPLHNWLLLNKARLGTDTLPVCFSPASVRGQSLIIIDVNVVVSSVQGPVVPTQPKTPSYSDTTCISSTTEFTSTTQDYTSLTTIGTTDNRETRATTPTQSGLAIAAIVIGIIALACSLAACICCCCCKKRSHAVLMQMKAPNEC, from the coding sequence ATGCCGCTGAGACATTATCTCCTTTTGCTGGTAGGCTGCCAAGCCTGGGCCGTGGGCTGGGCCTACCATGGCTGCCCTAGAGAGTGCACCTGCTCCAGGGCCTCCCAGGTGGAGTGCACGGGGGCGCGCATCATGGTGGTACCCACCCCGCTGCCCTGGAACGCCATGAGCCTGCAGATCCTCAACACGCACATCACCGAGCTCAACGAATCCCCGTTCCTCAACATCTCGGCCCTGATCGCCCTGCGGATTGAGAAGAATGAGCTGTCCCACATCGCGCCCAGTGCCTTCCGTAATCTGGGCTCGCTGCGCTACCTCAGCCTCGCCAACAACAAGCTTCAGGTCCTGCCCGTCAGCCTCTTCCAGGGCCTGGACAACCTAGAGTCGCTCCTCTTGTCCAGCAACCAGCTGGTGCAGATCCAGCCGACTCACTTCACCCACTTCAGCAACCTCAAGGAACTGCAGCTGCATGGCAACCACCTGGAATTTATCCCCGACGGAGTCTTCGACCACCTGGTGGGCCTCATCAAGCTCAATCTGGGCAAGAATAGCCTCACCCACCTCTCACCCAGGGTCTTCCAGCACCTGAACAACCTCCAGGTCCTCCGGCTGTACGAGAACAGGATTTCAGACCTCCCCATGGGCTGTTTTGACGGGCTTGGCAACCTCCAGGAGCTGGCCCTGCAGCAGAACCAGATTAGTATGCTGTCTCCTGGCCTCTTCCACAACAACCGTAACCTCCAGAAGCTCTATCTGTCCAACAACCACATCTCCCAGCTGCCCTCCGGCATCTTCATGCAGCTGCCCCAGCTCAACCGGCTCACGCTGTTCGGGAATTCCCTGAAGGAGCTCTCTCCGGGCATCTTTGGACCCATGCACAACCTGCGTGAGCTTTGGCTCTATGACAACCACATCACCTCCCTCCCGGACAATGTCTTCAGCAGCCTCCGCCAGTTGCAGGTCCTGGGCCTCAGCCACAACCAGATCAGCTACATCTCTCCGGATGCCTTCAATGGGCTGGTGGAGATGCGGGAGCTGTCCCTCCACACCAATGTGCTGCAGGAGCTGGACGGGAGTGTCTTCCGCATGTTGGCCAATCTGCAGAACATCTCCCTGCAGAACAACCGCCTCAGACAGCTGCCAGGCAATATCTTCGCCAACGCCAATGCCCTCATGACCATCCAGCTGCAGAACAACCAGCTGGAGAACCTGCCCTTGGGCGTCTTCGATCACCTGGGGAAGCTGTGTGAGCTGCGGCTCTATGACAACCCCTGGAGGTGTGACTCAGACATCCTTCCGCTCCACAATTGGCTCCTACTCAACAAGGCCAGGCTGGGGACAGACACGCTCCCGGTGTGTTTCAGCCCAGCCAGTGTCCGAGGCCAGTCCCTCATCATCATCGACGTCAATGTTGTTGTCTCCAGTGTCCAGGGTCCAGTGGTGCCCACCCAACCAAAGACACCCAGCTACTCTGACACCACCTGCATCTCCTCCACCACTGAATTCACCAGCACTACGCAGGACTACACCAGTCTGACCACCATCGGGACCACTGATAACCGTGAGACACGGGCCACAACCCCTACCCAGAGCGGGTTGGCCATTGCTGCCATTGTGATCGGCATCATTGCCCTGGCCTGCTCCCTGGCTGCCTgcatctgctgctgctgctgcaagaAGAGGAGCCATGCAGTCCTGATGCAAATGAAGGCACCCAATGAGTGTTAA